A stretch of Cicer arietinum cultivar CDC Frontier isolate Library 1 chromosome 5, Cicar.CDCFrontier_v2.0, whole genome shotgun sequence DNA encodes these proteins:
- the LOC101489201 gene encoding beta-galactosidase 3-like → MNITSISILLLLVLFVLFLGCNCSNVSYDRKSLLINGHRRILISGSIHYPRSTPQMWEDLIWKAKHGGLDVIDTYVFWDVHEPSPGNYNFEGRYDLVRFIKTVQKVGLYANLRIGPYVCAEWNFGGIPVWLKYVPGISFRTDNGPFKAAMQGFTQKIVQMMKSEKLFQSQGGPIILSQIENEYGPERRAMGAAGHAYLNWAANMAVGLGTGVPWVMCKENDAPDPVINSCNGFYCDNFSPNKPFKPSLWTESWSGWFTDFGGPIPQRPVQDLAFAVARFVQKGGSYVNYYMYHGGTNFGRSAGGPFITTSYDYDAPIDEYGLIRQPKYNHLKDLHKAIKRCEHALVSSDPTVTSLGTLQQAHVFSAGTAECAAFLANYHEQSAATVIFNNRHYELPPWSISILPDCRTSVFNTAKVRSQTSVVKMLTVNPRFSWETYDEDLSSLDESSRITAARLLEHLNVTRDTSDYLWYITSVDISSSESFLRGGHKPSINVQSAGHAVHVFVNGKFSGSAFGTRKQRSCTFNGPVNLHAGTNKIALLSATVGLPNVGRHYETWETGITGPVLLHGLDHGPKDLTHNKWSYQVGLKGEALNLVSFDGVSSVDWVQDSLATRSRSQLKWHKAYFNAPEGNEPLALDMEGMGKGQVWINGQSIGRYWLAYAKGDCNSCSYSGTFKPVKCQLGCGQPTQRWYHVPRSWLKPTNNLIIVFEELGGNPWKISLVKRTVHTAGVRD, encoded by the exons ATGAACATTACTTCAATTTCAATCCTATTACTACTTgtattgtttgttttgtttttaggtTGTAACTGCAGCAATGTTAGTTACGATAGAAAGTCTCTTCTCATCAATGGCCACAGAAGAATCCTAATTTCTGGTTCAATTCACTATCCCAGAAGCACCCCTCAA ATGTGGGAAGATCTAATTTGGAAGGCTAAACACGGTGGTCTTGATGTTATAGACACATATGTTTTTTGGGATGTTCATGAACCATCTCCTGGAAAT TACAATTTTGAAGGAAGGTATGATCTAGTAAGGTTCATTAAGACAGTGCAAAAGGTGGGACTTTATGCCAATCTTCGCATTGGTCCTTATGTATGCGCTGAGTGGAATTTTGG GGGAATTCCTGTTTGGTTGAAGTATGTTCCTGGAATAAGTTTCAGAACAGATAATGGGCCTTTCAAG GCGGCAATGCAAGGTTTTACCCAGAAGATTGTCCAAATGATGAAGAGTGAGAAGTTGTTTCAATCTCAGGGCGGTCCAATCATTCTTTCTCAG ATTGAGAACGAATACGGACCTGAGAGGAGGGCAATGGGAGCTGCTGGTCATGCATACCTAAATTGGGCTGCAAATATGGCTGTTGGATTAGGAACAGGAGTCCCTTGGGTGATGTGCAAGGAAAATGATGCCCCTGATCCTGTG ATTAATTCATGTAATGGTTTTTACTGCGACAATTTCTCTCCAAATAAACCGTTTAAGCCTAGCTTGTGGACTGAGTCTTGGAGTGGCTG GTTTACAGATTTTGGTGGTCCAATTCCTCAGCGTCCAGTTCAGGATCTAGCATTTGCAGTAGCTCGTTTCGTTCAGAAGGGTGGCTCATATGTGAATTACTACATG TACCATGGAGGAACTAATTTTGGAAGATCAGCTGGGGGTCCATTTATTACAACAAGCTATGACTATGATGCTCCAATTGATGAATATG GTTTGATCAGGCAACCAAAATATAACCATTTGAAGGATCTTCATAAAGCTATAAAGCGTTGTGAGCATGCTTTGGTTTCTTCAGATCCGACTGTTACATCATTAGGAACACTTCAGCAG GCTCACGTATTCTCTGCAGGGACTGCAGAATGTGCGGCTTTTCTAGCAAACTATCATGAACAATCTGCTGCTACTGTGATTTTCAATAACAGGCACTATGAATTGCCTCCGTGGTCTATAAGTATCCTTCCTGATTGCAGAACTTCCGTATTTAATACTGCAAAA GTGAGATCGCAAACTTCAGTGGTAAAAATGCTTACTGTCAATCCTAGGTTCTCATGGGAGACCTATGATGAAGATCTATCTTCTCTAGATGAAAGTTCAAGAATTACAGCTGCTAGACTCTTAGAACACTTGAATGTTACCCGAGACACTAGTGACTATCTATGGTACATAACCAG TGTTGACATAAGTTCATCAGAGTCATTTCTTCGAGGAGGACACAAACCAAGCATTAACGTGCAGTCTGCAGGACATGCTGTCCATGTATTTGTTAATGGAAAATTTTCAG GGTCGGCTTTTGGGACAAGGAAACAGAGAAGCTGTACATTTAATGGGCCAGTTAATCTACATGCTGGAACAAATAAAATTGCTCTTCTCAGTGCGACTGTTGGATTGCCG AACGTTGGCCGGCATTATGAAACATGGGAGACAGGGATCACTGGTCCGGTTTTGCTCCATGGTCTTGACCATGGACCGAAAGATTTGACGCATAATAAATGGTCTTATCAG GTTGGCCTAAAAGGAGAGGCTTTGAATTTGGTGTCATTCGATGGGGTCTCATCTGTTGATTGGGTGCAAGATTCATTAGCTACACGAAGCCGGTCACAACTAAAATGGCACAAG GCTTATTTTAATGCACCTGAGGGAAATGAACCATTGGCTTTGGACATGGAAGGTATGGGTAAGGGCCAAGTATGGATCAATGGGCAGAGCATAGGAAGATATTGGCTGGCTTATGCAAAGGGCGACTGTAATTCTTGCAGCTATTCTGGGACATTCAAGCCTGTAAAGTGCCAACTTGGTTGTGGACAACCCACTCAACGATG GTATCATGTTCCAAGGTCCTGGCTAAAGCCAACAAATAACCTGATAATAGTGTTTGAAGAATTAGGTGGGAATCCTTGGAAAATATCTTTGGTAAAGAGAACAGTACATACTGCAGGAGTTCGTGATTAG
- the LOC101489753 gene encoding thioredoxin H-type-like — protein MAAEEGQVIGVHTVDAWKDQIQKGNESGKLIVVDFTASWCGPCRFIAPILAEIAKKLPNVTFLKVDVDELKTVAEEWGVEAMPTFLFLKEGKLVDKVVGAQKEKLQSTIAKHA, from the exons ATGGCAGCAGAAGAGGGACAAGTAATCGGTGTTCATACTGTGGATGCTTGGAAAGATCAGATCCAGAAGGGAAATGAGTCCGGGAAATTG ATTGTTGTTGATTTTACTGCTTCTTGGTGCGGCCCATGCCGTTTCATTGCTCCAATTCTAGCAGAGATTGCTAAAAAGCTGCCGAATGTCACCTTCCTTAAGGTTGACGTGGATGAATTGAAG ACTGTTGCTGAGGAGTGGGGTGTTGAAGCTATGCCAACATTCTTGTTCTTGAAAGAAGGAAAACTAGTGGACAAGGTTGTGGGTGCTCAGAAGGAGAAGCTGCAATCGACAATAGCCAAGCATGCTTGA
- the LOC101488877 gene encoding uncharacterized protein codes for MAISISQLIPSPTSPFCLNLTPFSLNPKIPSSTPTPPHLNVLNHYRRRKATSLHRCSASSFSEKHHANSPKSDDIVELPLFPLPLVLFPGAILPLQIFEFRYRIMMHTLLHTDLRFGVIYTDAVSGTAEVGCVGEVIKHERLVDDRFFLICKGQERFRVTKVVRTKPYLVARVAWLEDRPSPSADVDVDGLANEVETYMKDVIRLSNRLGGKAEKDVGDLRRNLFPTPFSFFVGSTFEGAPREQQALLELEDTGARLMREKETLKNTLNYLSAASAVKDVFPSSPSSSSSS; via the coding sequence ATGGCAATCTCAATTTCACAGCTTATCCCTTCACCAACATCTCCGTTTTGTTTAAACCTCACTCCATTTTCCTTAAACCCTAAAATTCCATCCTCAACACCTACGCCGCCGCATCTTAATGTTCTCAACCACTATCGCCGCCGTAAAGCTACTTCCCTCCACCGATGCTCAGCGTCGTCTTTCTCGGAGAAGCACCATGCTAACTCTCCTAAATCAGATGATATTGTTGAACTCCCTCTTTTTCCTCTTCCTTTGGTTCTCTTCCCTGGCGCAATCCTCCCTCTCCAGATCTTCGAGTTTCGCTACCGTATCATGATGCACACTCTCCTCCACACAGATCTCCGATTCGGCGTCATCTACACCGACGCCGTTTCCGGAACAGCTGAAGTCGGTTGCGTCGGAGAAGTCATAAAACACGAACGACTCGTGGATGACCGGTTCTTCTTAATCTGCAAAGGACAGGAGCGTTTTCGTGTCACGAAAGTCGTTCGCACGAAACCCTACCTGGTGGCGCGTGTCGCGTGGCTCGAAGATAGACCTTCTCCTTCTGCTGACGTGGACGTTGACGGTTTAGCAAACGAAGTGGAGACGTATATGAAAGACGTTATTCGGTTATCCAATCGGTTGGGAGGAAAAGCAGAGAAAGATGTTGGAGATTTGAGGAGGAACTTATTTCCAACGCCGTTTTCGTTCTTTGTTGGAAGCACGTTTGAAGGAGCGCCGAGAGAGCAACAAGCTCTGTTGGAATTGGAGGATACTGGTGCAAGATTGATGAGGGAGAAGGAAACATTGAAGAATACGCTGAATTATCTTTCTGCTGCTTCTGCTGTTAAAGACGTTTTTCCctcttctccttcttcttcGTCTTCCTCGTGA
- the LOC101488530 gene encoding low-temperature-induced cysteine proteinase produces MGCLRFMFLQLLLSLSLLSFVTAIDTSKLFQEWCKQHGKTYPSEQEKRYRFNVFEDNYAFVAQHNQIGNSSYTLSLNAFADLTHHEFKATRLGLPPSSLLRFKFNRFQDQQRSDDFLQVPSEIDWRKNGAVSIVKDQGSCGACWSFSATGAIEGINKIVTGSLVSLSEQELVDCDTTYNSGCDGGLMDYAYQFIIDNNGIDTEEDYPYQARQLLCKKDKLKRRVVTIDGYTDVPPNDEKKLLKAVAVQPVSVGICGSARAFQLYSKGIFTGPCSTSLDHAVLIVGYGSENGVDYWIVKNSWGKYWGMNGYIHMLRNTDSSAGLCGINMLASYPTKTKPNPPVPPPPGPIKCNLFTYCSGGETCCCAKKFLGICFSWKCCGVTSAVCCKDKRHCCPLDYPVCDASNGQCLKRIANGTILMTSDKEDPFHQTRDWRSN; encoded by the exons ATGGGTTGTTTGCGTTTTATGTTTTTACAATTGCTGCTGTCTCTGTCTCTTTTATCTTTTGTGACTGCCATCGACACTTCTAAACTCTTCCAAGAGTGGTGTAAACAACATGGCAAAACATACCCTTCCGAACAGGAGAAACGCTACAGGTTCAACGTTTTCGAAGATAACTATGCCTTCGTCGCACAACACAACCAAATAGGAAATTCCAGTTATACCCTTTCTCTTAACGCTTTTGCAGATCTCACTCACCATGAATTCAAGGCCACTCGTCTCGGTTTGCCTCCTTCTTCTTTGCTCAGATTCAAATTCAACCGTTTTCAAGATCAACAACGTTCCGATGATTTTCTACAAGTTCCTTCTGAGATTGATTGGAGAAAGAATGGTGCTGTTTCTATTGTCAAAGACCAAGGAAGCTGTG GTGCTTGTTGGTCATTTTCAGCTACAGGCGCCATCGAAGGGATAAATAAAATTGTGACAGGTTCTCTTGTAAGCCTTTCTGAACAAGAACTGGTAGATTGCGATACAACCTATAATAGTGGTTGTGACGGTGGGCTCATGGACTACGCATACCAATTTATCATTGACAACAATGGGATTGACACCGAGGAAGATTACCCGTATCAAGCTCGACAACTACTTTGCAAAAAGGACAAG TTAAAAAGGCGCGTTGTTACAATCGATGGTTATACTGATGTGCCCCCAAACGACGAGAAAAAACTACTAAAGGCTGTCGCAGTCCAACCTGTTAGCGTAGGCATATGTGGTAGTGCAAGGGCTTTCCAGCTATACTCAAAG GGTATCTTCACGGGACCATGTTCGACTTCTTTGGATCATGCAGTGTTGATTGTCGGATACGGTTCTGAAAATGGGGTAGATTATTGGATTGTAAAGAATTCCTGGGGAAAATATTGGGGAATGAATGGTTACATTCACATGCTACGGAACACCGACAGTTCTGCAGGGTTATGTGGAATCAACATGTTAGCTTCATATCCAACGAAGACCAAACCTAACCCCCCTGTCCCACCTCCACCAGGTCCTATAAAGTGTAATCTGTTTACTTACTGTTCAGGAGGAGAAACATGTTGCTGTGCCAAGAAATTTCTTGGGATATGTTTCTCTTGGAAATGCTGTGGTGTAACTTCTGCTGTGTGTTGTAAGGACAAGCGTCACTGTTGTCCACTAGATTATCCAGTTTGTGACGCAAGCAATGGCCAATGTCTTAAG AGAATTGCAAATGGGACGATATTGATGACATCTGATAAAGAAGATCCTTTCCATCAGACAAGAGATTGGAGATCTAATtga